From the bacterium genome, one window contains:
- a CDS encoding peptide ABC transporter substrate-binding protein, with protein MADRDTAQLLREFTTGRLTRRQVVTRMMEAGFGIAAIWALLDRATALPARAAAGGRGSQGTVKLLYWQAPTIVNPHLAQGTKDFHASRVALEPLLTVTTGGVFSPVLATEVPSAANGGLAADGRSVTYRLKRGVKWGDGRPFTSDDVVFTFNFIRNKESGATTYGTYVNVAKVEPVDPYTVKITFKDPTPAWYLPFVGEQGMILPRHALDAYVGTNARNAPFNTKAFGTGPYKVETFRPGDLVVYSINEYYRDPAKPAFSQVQIKGGGDATSAARAVLETGEYDYAWNMQVEWPVLEHMLQGSKGAILTEGGGGVEQIYCNQTDPNKEVDGQRSSIKAPHPFLTDAKVRQALSLAVDRVTMAKQLYGEEGDATSNVLTTPSKLASKNTKIAFDIDRANKMLDEAGYAKGPDGVRQKGGVKLQVTYVTSVNTLRQKEQQIVKEGFAKIGVTATLQSVDAGVFFSSSPGNNDTYAHFYRDLEMFTSTFGSPFPSSYMARFYSGVPAHDIPQKENNWSGIDTPRWQSKEYNAAYDQALKELDPKKNDALWVKMNDLVVDAGVSIPLIDRKSVAVRASSLDVGRNMSAFDSETRNIADWRRKA; from the coding sequence ATGGCAGACCGCGACACCGCGCAACTGCTTCGTGAATTCACGACCGGGCGGCTCACCCGCCGGCAGGTCGTGACCCGCATGATGGAGGCGGGGTTCGGCATCGCCGCGATCTGGGCGCTGCTGGATCGGGCGACCGCGCTGCCCGCGCGGGCCGCCGCCGGAGGACGCGGCTCGCAGGGGACGGTGAAGCTGCTCTACTGGCAGGCGCCGACGATCGTCAACCCGCATCTGGCGCAGGGGACCAAAGACTTTCACGCATCGCGCGTCGCCCTTGAACCGCTCCTGACGGTGACGACCGGCGGCGTTTTCAGCCCGGTGCTCGCCACCGAGGTGCCCTCTGCGGCCAACGGCGGCCTGGCGGCGGACGGACGGTCGGTGACATATAGATTGAAGCGCGGCGTCAAGTGGGGCGACGGCCGGCCATTTACGTCGGACGACGTCGTGTTCACGTTCAACTTCATCCGGAACAAGGAGTCCGGCGCCACGACCTACGGCACCTACGTCAACGTGGCCAAGGTCGAGCCGGTCGATCCCTACACGGTCAAGATCACCTTCAAGGATCCCACGCCCGCGTGGTACCTGCCGTTCGTCGGCGAACAGGGGATGATTCTACCGCGGCACGCGCTCGACGCCTACGTCGGCACGAACGCCCGCAACGCGCCGTTCAACACCAAGGCGTTCGGCACCGGCCCCTACAAGGTAGAGACGTTCCGGCCGGGCGACCTGGTCGTGTACTCCATCAACGAGTACTACCGCGATCCGGCGAAGCCGGCGTTCAGCCAGGTCCAGATCAAAGGCGGCGGGGACGCCACGTCGGCGGCCCGCGCCGTTCTCGAGACCGGCGAGTACGACTACGCCTGGAACATGCAGGTCGAGTGGCCGGTGCTCGAGCACATGCTGCAGGGCAGCAAGGGGGCCATCCTCACCGAGGGGGGCGGCGGGGTCGAGCAGATCTACTGCAACCAGACCGATCCGAACAAGGAGGTCGACGGCCAGCGCTCGTCGATCAAGGCGCCGCACCCTTTCCTCACAGACGCGAAGGTCCGGCAGGCTCTCAGCCTGGCCGTCGACCGCGTCACGATGGCCAAGCAACTGTACGGTGAGGAGGGAGATGCGACGTCGAACGTGCTGACGACGCCGTCCAAGCTCGCGTCCAAAAACACGAAGATCGCCTTCGACATCGATCGCGCCAACAAGATGCTCGACGAGGCCGGCTATGCGAAGGGACCGGACGGCGTCCGCCAAAAGGGCGGCGTCAAGCTGCAGGTCACGTACGTGACGAGCGTCAACACGCTGCGCCAGAAGGAGCAGCAGATCGTCAAGGAAGGCTTCGCCAAGATCGGCGTCACCGCGACGCTGCAGTCCGTCGACGCCGGCGTGTTCTTCAGCAGCTCACCGGGCAACAACGACACATACGCGCACTTCTACCGGGATCTCGAGATGTTCACCTCGACGTTCGGCTCGCCGTTCCCGAGCTCGTACATGGCGCGCTTCTACAGCGGCGTTCCGGCGCACGACATCCCCCAGAAGGAGAACAACTGGTCGGGTATCGACACGCCGCGCTGGCAGAGCAAGGAGTACAACGCGGCGTACGATCAGGCGCTGAAGGAACTGGATCCGAAGAAGAACGACGCGCTCTGGGTCAAGATGAACGACCTCGTCGTGGACGCGGGGGTGTCGATCCCGCTGATCGACCGCAAGTCGGTGGCGGTCCGCGCGAGCAGTCTCGACGTGGGCCGCAACATGAGCGCATTCGACAGCGAAACGCGGAACATCGCGGACTGGCGCCGGAAGGCGTAG
- the glk gene encoding glucokinase produces the protein MAGRELLLVGDAGGTKTRLALYEPAAGRSPAAARQVRHRRGRDPRGTVRLIERATYPSASFPALDAIAREYLRRTGARPGRAVFGVAGPVVEGRAEITNLPWRISETALRRSLRVRTVRLLNDLVATAWAVPALGPRDARVINRGAAELGGTIAVIAPGTGLGQAFLTWDGTRYRAYPSEGGHSDFAPPTELAAELLAFLRPTVAHVSVEWVCSGMGIPHLYRFLKARGLPEPEWLAARLAAADDPAPVIAAAALDRERPCPIARQTLDLFIDILGAEAANLAVKVLATGGVYLAGGIPPKIASAFVDGRFMRAFTRKGRVSDLVARVPVRLVVHPEPALLGAVRAALDGAGA, from the coding sequence ATGGCCGGACGCGAACTGTTGTTGGTGGGGGATGCCGGCGGCACCAAAACCCGCCTCGCCCTCTACGAGCCCGCGGCTGGGCGGTCCCCGGCCGCCGCCCGGCAAGTTCGGCACCGGCGTGGCCGGGACCCGAGAGGGACGGTTCGGCTGATCGAACGGGCGACGTACCCGAGCGCGTCCTTTCCCGCGCTGGACGCCATCGCACGCGAGTATCTGCGGCGCACCGGGGCTCGGCCCGGTCGGGCGGTCTTCGGGGTGGCGGGGCCGGTCGTCGAGGGCCGGGCCGAGATCACCAACCTGCCGTGGCGTATTTCGGAGACCGCCCTGCGCCGGTCGCTCCGCGTGCGGACTGTACGGCTGCTGAACGATCTCGTCGCGACTGCGTGGGCGGTGCCGGCACTCGGACCGCGCGACGCACGGGTCATCAACCGCGGAGCGGCCGAACTCGGCGGAACGATCGCCGTCATCGCGCCGGGCACGGGACTCGGCCAGGCCTTTCTCACGTGGGACGGGACGCGATACCGCGCCTATCCCTCCGAAGGCGGCCACAGCGATTTCGCCCCGCCGACGGAGCTGGCCGCGGAGCTCCTGGCCTTTCTCCGCCCGACGGTGGCGCACGTGAGCGTGGAATGGGTCTGCTCGGGCATGGGGATCCCGCACCTCTACAGGTTCCTGAAAGCGCGCGGCCTGCCCGAGCCGGAATGGCTGGCCGCGCGGCTCGCGGCCGCGGACGATCCGGCGCCCGTCATCGCCGCCGCGGCACTGGATCGGGAGCGGCCGTGTCCGATCGCGCGGCAGACACTCGATCTGTTCATCGACATCCTCGGCGCCGAAGCCGCGAACCTTGCCGTGAAAGTCCTGGCCACGGGCGGCGTCTACCTGGCGGGCGGCATCCCGCCGAAAATCGCCTCGGCATTTGTCGACGGGCGATTCATGCGGGCGTTCACACGCAAGGGGCGCGTCTCCGATCTCGTGGCCCGGGTTCCCGTCCGGCTCGTGGTCCATCCGGAGCCGGCGCTGCTCGGCGCCGTCCGTGCCGCGCTGGACGGCGCCGGCGCCTGA